CGGAATAAATAATCCAGAAACGGTAATTGCAACATATTTTGAAACTTATGAAGATATGCTTGCCAGGGCCAACCCAATTGGAAATTTGCTATACGAAAACAGCATCAACCCACAAGTAATCTATATTAGATTTGACGATGCAAATACTGGCGAATATGTTACATTTTTACCTATAATTTTAAAAGCAGTTCAATGTTAATAATTAAATCATTCAATATGAAAAAACAGTATCTTTTTTTCGCTTTTTCAATAATACTCTTAAGTGTATTTTCAGCTTGCAGCAGCAGTGATGAAATCCCTGAAGAAGAATTAATTCTAGAAATTGGGCAGGAATACCAAGGAGGAAAAATCTTTTATATAGATGAAACTGGTCAACACGGATTAATTGCGCATACGGCAGATTTAGGATTGGGAGATTGGGGCTGTTTTTACAATGACGGTTCCGTCCCAGACTTTGAACCGCCCACGGAACCCATAGCACAGAATAACGGTATTGGTTTCGGCATGCAAAATACGACGGCTATTTTAAATTTTTGCGGAGATCCGGATATTGCAGCTAGATTGGCATCAAACCTAGATGTCAATGGCTTTAATGATTGGTATTTGCCTTCTATTGATGAATTGGAATTAGTATATCAGCACAGAGATTTAATTGGAGGATTTCCAGATTTAGACAATGATCCTATTGAAGATGGATTCATAATTTACGCAAGTTCTTCTGAAGGTTGGGCAACAAACGATGGCAATGGTGGATTTATATATTTGAATTATCAGGTGTATGATTTTTCCATAACCACGGCATTACCAAATACCCGAAATCTTTATACTAGCAAAAGTAGTGAGGCGCTGGTGAGACCTATACGTTCGTTCTAAAAAACCAATATTTTATTTGAAAATAGAAGAATTAATAAAACAATGCATTAAAAATGACCGGGCAGCACAAAACGAGCTGTTCCGGAAGTATAAAGACACCCTTTATTTTACCTCTCTGAAATATTGCAGAAACGAAGCCGATGCCGAAGACAACCTACACGATGCTTTTATAACCATATTTCAGAATATAAAAACATACAAAAACAAGGGTTCTTTTGAAGGTTGGATGAAGCGGATAACCATTTATAAAGCGATTGACAAATACAAAACCAAAAAGCTGCTAAATGTTGAAATTAAAGATGATATACTGGAAGATGAAGTGATAGTTGAATATGAAGAAAATCTCTCACTGGACCAACTTTTGACGCTTATCCAGAATTTGCCGGATCAGTACAGGCTCGTGTTCAACCTTTATCAAATGGATGGATTTTCACACAAAGAAATTGCTTCACTTTTAAATATTTCTGAAGGGACTTCAAAATCAAACTATCATCGGGCAAAACTTATTTTACGTGATAAAATCATTGCTTTAAGCGAGGCTATTAACCCAAAAATATTTTGAAATGGGAGAGAAAAAAGACATAGGAAAGCTTTTTGAAAATAAGCTGAAGAAAGGAAAGAAAACTCCCGAAAACAGGCTTTGGGAGAAGATAAACACTTCGCTTAACAAAGAAAAACGCCGTAGAAAAAGAATCTTTTACTATTGGATTTCAGGAGGGCTAATTTTAAGTTTATCGGGAGCATTTTTGTTTTTTGGTAACAGCGATTTTTTAAAAATAAATTCAACGGCAACAAAAAATATTAATGAAAAATTGGAGAATAACGCTTCTTCGGAAAAAATAGATGATGCGAAATCTTTTAAAATTGTACCTATTGATTCACTTTCCACGCAAGTCCAAGATGAAAAGCTGCGTAAAATAACCAGTGCCAAAGAAAATCAGCCTGCTCATTTCCCACAGAAATTAGAAGAAAAAAAATCAAAAAAGAATTCTGAAAAAAAGGCTTCAAAAAACACAAGCTTAGATGAAAGTTTTAAAGTTTCAGAAAAATATTATTACTACAACAGCCGTGACGGTAAGCAAATTGTAACCCAAGACAAGAGCGAAATTGACAGTTTAATATTAAAAAATAATAGAGAGCTTGATTCTTCAAATATTAATAAAAACGATACTTTAAGGCAATAATTAAATAGCTCCTGTAGTTAAATTTTAAAAAAAATAAAACTTTTGTAACCTTTTCCGTATTTGTTACGTATAATCCAATACACAAGTTTAAACCTTAATCTACAGGACAAACCTTAATGAGACAACTTAAAATTACAAAGCAGGTAACCAATAGGGAAACTGCTTCATTAGACAAGTATCTTCAAGAAATTGGAAAAGTTGACTTAATCACCGCAGACGAAGAAGTAGAATTGGCACAGCGCATAAAAGCGGGTGACCAGCGCGCTTTGGAAAAATTGACCAAAGCAAACCTTCGTTTCGTAGTTTCGGTGGCAAAGCAATACCAAAACCAAGGACTTACCCTTCCAGACCTTATTAATGAAGGAAATCTTGGCCTTATTAAAGCCGCACAACGTTTTGATGAAACCCGTGGTTTTAAATTTATTTCATATGCCGTATGGTGGATTCGTCAATCTATTTTACAGGCATTGGCAGAGCAATCGCGTATTGTGCGATTGCCGTTGAACAAAATTGGAAGCATCAACAAGATAAACAAAATGTATGCTTATCTTGAACAAGCCAATGAGCGCCCACCTTCCGCTGAGGAAATCGCGAAAGAGCTGGATATGACCATAAACGATGTAAAAGAGTCCATGAAAAACTCCGGCCGTCACGTATCCATGGACGCACCACTCGTTGAAGGAGAAGACAGTAACCTTTACGACGTTTTGCGTAGCGGTGAGAGTCCAAACCCAGATCGTTCCTTATTGCACGAATCACTTCGAACCGAAATTGAACGTGCTTTGGAAACGTTAACTCCCAGAGAGGCTGATGTTATAAGATTATATTTTGGGCTTGGTGATCAGCACCCAATGACTTTGGAAGAAATAGGCGAAACCTTTGATCTTACCCGTGAACGTGTACGCCAAATTAAAGAAAAAGCGATTCGCAGATTGAAGCACACTTCACGCAGCAAAATATTGATGACTTATTTGGGATAATTCCCGTAACGATAACTTACAGTATCAGTTTCTCAGTCTTACTGAGAAAATACTGTTCGTTTTTTGATTGATGAATGACCTCCGGCTGATTACCGGAGGTTTTTTCTATCTTTACAGCAGCATGGAACATACAATCTGTTATTTGAGCAAGCAAGCCGAAACCCTGGAAAATCCAGAGTTAGAAAAATTGTTTGAATTTATTGTAAATATGAATCCATCGTTGGATATAACTGGAGCGCTTCTTTACAACAATAATTTCTTTCTTCAAGTATTGGAAGGCAGTAAAAACACCGTGAAAGAATTATTTTCAAAAATCAGAAAGGACAAAAGGCACACAGATGTTCTGATGATATTTGATCAACAAATTGAAAATAGAATTTTTCAAAATTACGAAGCAAACTTCAGCATACTAAAAACCGAATCAGACATTAAAAGTTTGAATACTTATCTTTCCAATTATGATTTTGAAAACAAATATCCCAAAAACATAAAATCACTTATCGAACCTTTTTTACTTTAAACATAATGAAACATACAATTATAGCCCCATCCATACTTGCGGCAGATTTTGCAAATCTTCAGCGCGATATTGAAATGGTTAATAACAGTGAAGCGGACTGGTTTCACCTTGACGTAATGGATGGTGTTTTTGTGCCGAATATTTCCTTCGGAATGCCCGTTATAAAAAGTATTGCCGCACACGCTAAAAAACCATTGGATGTTCACCTAATGATTATTGATCCTGATCGTTACATAAAGACTTTTGCAGACTTGGGTGCTAACACCCTTACCGTCCATTATGAAGCCTGCACGCACCTCCACCGTTCGCTACAGGCTATAAAATCTGAAGGTATGCAAGCTGGAGTTGCCATTAATCCCCACACCAATGTCTCATTTTTAGAAGACACCATCAAGGACATTGATTTGGTGTGTATGATGAGCGTGAATCCTGGTTTTGGGGGACAGAGCTTTATTGAAAACACCTATAAAAAAATAAAGCAACTCCGAAAAATTATTGACGCCAATGACGCTTCAACCAAAATTGAAATAGACGGGGGCGTAACTAATAAAAATGCAAAACAATTGGTTGATGAAGGCGCAGATGTTTTGGTAGCAGGCAGTTATGTATTTGGCGCGAGCAATCCTTCACAAACTATTTCTGAGTTAAAGGATCTCTTAAAATAATTTTGAATGTCTATTGATAAATCTGCAAAAGATGTTCTAATTATTGGCGCGGGGCCCATAGGCATTGCATGTGCCCTTGCATGCAAAAAGAAAGGCTTGGACTATGTTGTGGTAGAGAAAGGCGCGCTAACCAATTCAATTTTTAATTATCCTTTAAATATGACTTTTTTTTCCACTTCGGAAAAATTAGAAATTGACAACATCCCTTTTATAAGCAACAACCCAAAGCCTAACAGAAATGAGGCTCTGGAATATTATCGAAGAGTTGCTACTTCAAACAACCTTAACATAAACCTGTACGAAGAAGTTATTTCTCCCAAAAAGGAAGATGAATATTTCAAAATTATTTCTGCTAAAAACACATATATTGCTAAAAACGTTATCATTAGCACTGGTTTTTATGATATTCCAAAAACGATAAATGTTCCGGGAGAAGAATTGCCAAAACTGATGCATTACTACAAAGAAGCACATCCTTTTGTAATGCAAAAAGTAGTGGTGGTAGGGGCTAGCAACTCTGCTGTTGATGCGGCTTTGGAAATATGGCGAAAAGGTGGCGAGGTAACAATGGTGGTAAGAGGTGATGGAATAGGCGAACGTGTAAAATATTGGGTGAAACCCGATATTGAAAATCGTATTAAAGAAGGTAGCATTAAAGCATATTTTAATGCTGAAATTGAAAAAATTACAAAATCAGAAGTTTTTATAAAGACTTCAAAAGGCTCAATCAGATTAGAAAATGACTTCGTATTGGCCCTAACAGGTTATAAACCAAATTTTTCCTTTTTAAAACAATTGGGCATTAAGCTTTCTGATGATGGAAACTACTTTCCATCTTACAATCCTGAAACAATGGAAAGTAATATACCAGGACTTTATCTGGCTGGAGTAATTTGCGGTGGAATGGAAACCCACAAATGGTTTATTGAGAATTCCAGAATACACGCTAAAATAATTCTTAAGGATATTTCTAAAAAACTTAATAGTTCGCAAAATTAAAATTGAGCAGTTTTTTTGTATAGCTATATATTTTTGGGAAAATATGTTTAAAATCTTCGGGTGACTCAAAAAAATATTCGGCCAGGACGGCCATAAATTCATATTGATTGGTAAAAGCATAGGTGCGAAAGTATTCTGTCTTGTCTAATTGGTCTTTTACCTCTTGCCGGGTTAATTGTTTCAATATATTTTGAAATTGTTTCGTAAACCGTATAGAATCCAAATCACGACTTCTTTTGGCCTCTAGTTGCATAGCATGCATAAATTCATGAATTCCCACATTCAAATTATCATTACTTATTGCAAAACCCTGCTCAAAATCTTTCCATGAGAGTACCAAAGCCTTTTCTCTAGGGTTAAATTCTCCTTTGTGGTAGTTTTTATTTACTGTACTGAAAAATTCAGCGGGATAGATAAGGATGAAATCAATTAAAGAATAAGAATAATTTTTCCTTCCGAAACTGAGCATGCAACCTACTGCAGCAATCAAAACTTTCATTTGTTCAGTAATAATCAAATCACTTCTTCCAACGAATTTTTTTTCAGAAATGAATTGTGCTACTCTGTGTTGGAATTGCTTTTTGTGTTTTTCTGAGAGCTTTCCGTAAAAAGCAAATTCATTTTTAAGTATTGTCAATTGTGAATTTGAAAGTTTTTTAAAGACAAAATAGTGTCTGAAAAGCGGTTTGTCAAAATGGGCTGCAAACCAATTCTCAAAAACTCTAAATAGAAAAAAGGTAAATCCCAGTATTACTATTGCATATGCATAAGGGGCTAGCCAAGGAGCGTAAGCTTCAGGTTTAAGAAAATGCAACATATTTTAAAAAGAAGCTTAGGTTTAAGTAGTTATAACGCTTCAAGGGTATAATTATTTTTTAAGATGGAATATAATAAAAAAGCCCCGACAAAATTGTCAGGGCTTTCAAAATATAATATCTCTATTTTTTAGAAATCAAAAGTGTAAAATTTGTCCCAGAAAAGTTGAGTCTCTGGAGCATCTCCACCAATTGCGCTAGAAGCAGCCTCGTAGTTAGCACCATTTAGTGTTTGTTCAACAACTGGATAGGTGTAACGTGTAGGGAAACCAGAAACAGCATCAGTTGGTTGTGCTAAGATTGGATAGTCCAAACGACGTATTGATAAGTAGCTTGCAAAGGTTCTGTTATAAAGTCCTAAATAAGCTTGAACACCAATTACTTGTTTCCATGCTGGAGAGGAAATACTACTTGCCAAAGCAGATGTATAATCAACTTGAGGCATAGCTAAATAATCTGCTACGTTAGGAGCATTCCAATAATCGAAAGAAGCTGTAATGGCAGCGTTATAATGCGTTTCGGCATCACCACCTACTGAATATCCTCTTGCGGCAGCTTCAGCTAATAAGAATCTAACTTCTACATATGAAAGCAAAACACCTGGAGCGGAAGGATCCACCAAACGGTCAGCAACATGTGAAAAATCAGGATAAGAAGATATTTCTCCTATTTGGCCACCAATATATTCACCATCAACATCGGTAAAATAAGAGGCTCTCCTTGGATCCTCTAAATCATTCATAATGTCAATTATCGTAACCGCAGCAACATAATCGTTACGACCACTAAGAACTAAATTATCGTTCATTGGGTTATTGTTCGGAGCGGCACCAGAATATTGGTAACTACCATTATCGGCATTACTAGTAAATACGCCACTAGAAAAAGCAGATTGTACAGTAGATTGGGATAAACCTGCATCCACATCGGCAAGTGTGATACCCATTCTCAATTTTAACGAATTAGCAAATTTCTTCCAATGTGCAACATCTCCACCATAAATAAGATCTGTTGAACTGTCAAAGCTACCTACTGATGTATTCATGTTGCCAATAGCAGCATTTAAACGAGAAAGTAAATCTTTATAAACAGTTAAACCATCATCATAGGCTGGCAATAAGTTGTCAATATCCAATGCTTCAGAGTAAGGAATATCCCCATAAGTTTCAACCAAATTACTATAAGCATAAACTGACAGCACTTCTATAATTGCTAATTTGTTAGGCTTTAGGTTATTGGTAAGATCATTGTCTGTATCCTCAATAACTCTTGCTGCTTCTTTAAGATCTTTTAGAACATCTCTATACATCTCTCTCCAGTGGTTATCAGGAATTGCACGGGTAATTTGATCATACTGACTTTCATCAGTATAAGTAGTTTCCTGCAATTGCTGGGTCCATAAACGTAAGTTATTAAGGTTTACGTTCGGAGTAACAATTTGATCCGCAAGTTGCTTTTGTGCAGAAGCGAACAAACTCTCACCGCTAACCGCAGTAGGGTCTTTTATATTTTGGTTCAGGTCCTCAAGGTTATCTGAACACGACACGGCAAATACGGCCGCTGTTAAAATTAAAATCAGTTTCTTCATTTTTCTATGTATTAAAATTGTGCTTTAATGTTAAACCCGTAATCTTGGGTAGTTGGCAATGAACCTGTAACATATCCTTGTAAGTTACCAGAACTTAAACCTGCTTCTGGGTCTGCATAAGGCAAGTTTTTGTCAATAATCCACAAGTTAGATCCAGTAACACTAAACGACAAACCTGTCATAAAAGTATTATCAAGGAATCTTGAAGGCATATTATAGGTAAGTGATACTTGGCGCAGTTTTATATAGCTTGCATCATATACAAACTCCGCAGCGGGAAGTGCAGCGTAACCAAATCCACTAAAGTTATTGGCATCTCTTCTAGTGGTATTTACAGAACCATCAGGGTTAACACCTGGGTTAATATATCCACCACCTTCATCTAAAGGATTTCTTACTGGATTACCAAGATCGTTAGTATAAACAGTATTAGCATAGATACCAGTTGCCTGTCCATAATATTGATCAAGAGAGAAAAGGCTACCCCCTTCTTGAATATCTATCAAAAAGCTGAAAGAAAGATCTTTATACGTTAATGTATTTGAAATCCCCATTAACCAATCAGGGTTAGTATCTCCAAGGATATTGTTAGATGTTGGAGTTTTAAGGTAACTTCCTGTTTCAGGGTTCACCACTCTTTGACCATTTAGGTAAACATAGTCTTGTCCGTAGATTACACCATAAGGTTCACCTTTTACAGCGTTAATAGTAACACCTCCTTGGAAGCTTCCTAACTGCAAAGTCTCGATACCTTCTGGCAATTCTATAACCTCATTTTTGTTTTGAGACCAGTTAACATTCAAGCCCCAGCTAAAGTTATCATTTTTAACAGGCATAGCATTTAAGGAAACCTCAATACCTTTGTTTTCAATTTCACCGGCATTCAATAATTTCCCAGTATAACCTGTAGCAGCTGAAATTGGAACTGTTACAATTTGGTCTATAGAGTTAGATTTGTAATAAGCAACATCAAAACCTAAACGGTTGTTTGCAAAACGCATTTCAAGACCCGCTTCGTAACTTTTAGTAGTTTCAGGTTTCAAATTTGGATTATTTGAAACATTTGGAATAGAAGTTCCTATGTCGTTATTAATAACATAGGTATCAACCAATCTGTCAAACGGAGCTCCGTTACCTACCTCAGCATAGTTTAAACGTAATTTACCAAATGATATGGCATTCACATTCAGTAATTTGCTGAATACAAAACTGGTTGAAACCGATGGGTAATAAAAGGAGCTTTCATCTTTTGGAAGGGTAGAGAAATGGTCTCTTCTAATAGTACCATCCAAGAAAACAACATTGCCAAAGCCAAAAGATGCACTTGCGTATACACCATCAACTCCAATTTTTTCAGCCTGTTCAACTGGATTTGGAAGCGGTGAAGCACTATTTTGTAAAGAGTATAGCCCAGGAACTACTAATCCGCCAGCTGTAGAAGATGTTATTGAATTAAATTCATTTCTACGAATATTTGTCCCTAAGATACCTGCAAAGCTGATACTTTCAGAAAAATCTGCATCAAAATTAAACATCAAATCATAGTTTGTTTCTGAAGCAGTAATATCTCTTCTTAAATAACCTGAATCCACATTTCCACGGGCTACACCAAAAGGAGTCGCAACAGATCCAACTGCTCTTCGCTCTTCTTGGTTTTCGTTATAGGTATCAGTAGAAACTCTACCTGTTACATTAACCCATTCAGCCAATTCATAGTTTAACTCAAAGTTACCGATAAAACGGTTTCTTCCGTCATTCTGATAGTTTTCGTAACGTGTCCAATAAGGGTTATCCCAATAGATAGGAGCTGAACCGGGTTCAGAAGTTGCTGGGTTCCAGCTCACGTTTCTATGAGTTGCAAAATAAATATCTCTTTGTTCTTTAATATCTGTACTTACTGCCCACCATTGCTTAAAGTTACCTACAACGTTGTCATTATAACCTGTAGAGTTACGTCCTAATGCATCAGTCTTAATATAGTTTGCGAAACCGCTAGCGGTTAAATTTTCACTAACATTATATGTTCCGCTAAAGATAAAGTTGTGTCTGTCCAAGGTACTATTAGGCAACAAACCGGATTGATCCAATTTAGTGTAAGACAAACGGTACGAACCATTCTCAAGGCCATTTGATATAGAAATGGAGTTTGTTAGGGTAATGGGAGTTTCAAAGAAGGTAATAGGACCGTTCTCTGCCG
The Aequorivita iocasae genome window above contains:
- a CDS encoding RNA polymerase sigma factor; this translates as MKIEELIKQCIKNDRAAQNELFRKYKDTLYFTSLKYCRNEADAEDNLHDAFITIFQNIKTYKNKGSFEGWMKRITIYKAIDKYKTKKLLNVEIKDDILEDEVIVEYEENLSLDQLLTLIQNLPDQYRLVFNLYQMDGFSHKEIASLLNISEGTSKSNYHRAKLILRDKIIALSEAINPKIF
- a CDS encoding BLUF domain-containing protein, whose amino-acid sequence is MNDLRLITGGFFYLYSSMEHTICYLSKQAETLENPELEKLFEFIVNMNPSLDITGALLYNNNFFLQVLEGSKNTVKELFSKIRKDKRHTDVLMIFDQQIENRIFQNYEANFSILKTESDIKSLNTYLSNYDFENKYPKNIKSLIEPFLL
- a CDS encoding sigma-70 family RNA polymerase sigma factor, which gives rise to MRQLKITKQVTNRETASLDKYLQEIGKVDLITADEEVELAQRIKAGDQRALEKLTKANLRFVVSVAKQYQNQGLTLPDLINEGNLGLIKAAQRFDETRGFKFISYAVWWIRQSILQALAEQSRIVRLPLNKIGSINKINKMYAYLEQANERPPSAEEIAKELDMTINDVKESMKNSGRHVSMDAPLVEGEDSNLYDVLRSGESPNPDRSLLHESLRTEIERALETLTPREADVIRLYFGLGDQHPMTLEEIGETFDLTRERVRQIKEKAIRRLKHTSRSKILMTYLG
- a CDS encoding SusD/RagB family nutrient-binding outer membrane lipoprotein — its product is MKKLILILTAAVFAVSCSDNLEDLNQNIKDPTAVSGESLFASAQKQLADQIVTPNVNLNNLRLWTQQLQETTYTDESQYDQITRAIPDNHWREMYRDVLKDLKEAARVIEDTDNDLTNNLKPNKLAIIEVLSVYAYSNLVETYGDIPYSEALDIDNLLPAYDDGLTVYKDLLSRLNAAIGNMNTSVGSFDSSTDLIYGGDVAHWKKFANSLKLRMGITLADVDAGLSQSTVQSAFSSGVFTSNADNGSYQYSGAAPNNNPMNDNLVLSGRNDYVAAVTIIDIMNDLEDPRRASYFTDVDGEYIGGQIGEISSYPDFSHVADRLVDPSAPGVLLSYVEVRFLLAEAAARGYSVGGDAETHYNAAITASFDYWNAPNVADYLAMPQVDYTSALASSISSPAWKQVIGVQAYLGLYNRTFASYLSIRRLDYPILAQPTDAVSGFPTRYTYPVVEQTLNGANYEAASSAIGGDAPETQLFWDKFYTFDF
- a CDS encoding zinc-dependent peptidase; this translates as MLHFLKPEAYAPWLAPYAYAIVILGFTFFLFRVFENWFAAHFDKPLFRHYFVFKKLSNSQLTILKNEFAFYGKLSEKHKKQFQHRVAQFISEKKFVGRSDLIITEQMKVLIAAVGCMLSFGRKNYSYSLIDFILIYPAEFFSTVNKNYHKGEFNPREKALVLSWKDFEQGFAISNDNLNVGIHEFMHAMQLEAKRSRDLDSIRFTKQFQNILKQLTRQEVKDQLDKTEYFRTYAFTNQYEFMAVLAEYFFESPEDFKHIFPKIYSYTKKLLNFNFANY
- a CDS encoding SusC/RagA family TonB-linked outer membrane protein, whose product is MKTKFSGILTLLLVLIVQLAFAQEKTISGMVTDDTGLPLPGVNIIIKGTSTGTQSDFDGNYTIDAAVGQTLVYSYVGFETQEITVGASNKIDVTMQAGSVLDEVVVTALGVSREKQSLGYSTQQVGGEEISTTATNNFTNALSGRVSGLSIRRNNNLGGSTNVVIRGNTSLTGDNQALFVVDGVPISNRNTNDAAQTQARGNYYDYGNAAADINPDDIESINVLKGAAASALYGSRAANGVIIITTKKGKKAKGLGVTINSNAQVGFIDKSTFAEYQNQYGPGYGDYFTFEDINGDGIDDQVENYVDDASYGPAFDPNLFIYQWDSFDPSSPSYLQRKPYVAAENGPITFFETPITLTNSISISNGLENGSYRLSYTKLDQSGLLPNSTLDRHNFIFSGTYNVSENLTASGFANYIKTDALGRNSTGYNDNVVGNFKQWWAVSTDIKEQRDIYFATHRNVSWNPATSEPGSAPIYWDNPYWTRYENYQNDGRNRFIGNFELNYELAEWVNVTGRVSTDTYNENQEERRAVGSVATPFGVARGNVDSGYLRRDITASETNYDLMFNFDADFSESISFAGILGTNIRRNEFNSITSSTAGGLVVPGLYSLQNSASPLPNPVEQAEKIGVDGVYASASFGFGNVVFLDGTIRRDHFSTLPKDESSFYYPSVSTSFVFSKLLNVNAISFGKLRLNYAEVGNGAPFDRLVDTYVINNDIGTSIPNVSNNPNLKPETTKSYEAGLEMRFANNRLGFDVAYYKSNSIDQIVTVPISAATGYTGKLLNAGEIENKGIEVSLNAMPVKNDNFSWGLNVNWSQNKNEVIELPEGIETLQLGSFQGGVTINAVKGEPYGVIYGQDYVYLNGQRVVNPETGSYLKTPTSNNILGDTNPDWLMGISNTLTYKDLSFSFLIDIQEGGSLFSLDQYYGQATGIYANTVYTNDLGNPVRNPLDEGGGYINPGVNPDGSVNTTRRDANNFSGFGYAALPAAEFVYDASYIKLRQVSLTYNMPSRFLDNTFMTGLSFSVTGSNLWIIDKNLPYADPEAGLSSGNLQGYVTGSLPTTQDYGFNIKAQF
- a CDS encoding YpdA family putative bacillithiol disulfide reductase, whose protein sequence is MSIDKSAKDVLIIGAGPIGIACALACKKKGLDYVVVEKGALTNSIFNYPLNMTFFSTSEKLEIDNIPFISNNPKPNRNEALEYYRRVATSNNLNINLYEEVISPKKEDEYFKIISAKNTYIAKNVIISTGFYDIPKTINVPGEELPKLMHYYKEAHPFVMQKVVVVGASNSAVDAALEIWRKGGEVTMVVRGDGIGERVKYWVKPDIENRIKEGSIKAYFNAEIEKITKSEVFIKTSKGSIRLENDFVLALTGYKPNFSFLKQLGIKLSDDGNYFPSYNPETMESNIPGLYLAGVICGGMETHKWFIENSRIHAKIILKDISKKLNSSQN
- the rpe gene encoding ribulose-phosphate 3-epimerase; translation: MKHTIIAPSILAADFANLQRDIEMVNNSEADWFHLDVMDGVFVPNISFGMPVIKSIAAHAKKPLDVHLMIIDPDRYIKTFADLGANTLTVHYEACTHLHRSLQAIKSEGMQAGVAINPHTNVSFLEDTIKDIDLVCMMSVNPGFGGQSFIENTYKKIKQLRKIIDANDASTKIEIDGGVTNKNAKQLVDEGADVLVAGSYVFGASNPSQTISELKDLLK